From one Bos indicus x Bos taurus breed Angus x Brahman F1 hybrid chromosome 7, Bos_hybrid_MaternalHap_v2.0, whole genome shotgun sequence genomic stretch:
- the LOC113896595 gene encoding olfactory receptor 2T29-like: protein MDNNTWMTSYTERLDFTLVGIFSQSQHPALLCLVISVIFLMALSGNIILMFLIYSDAHLHTPMYFFISQLSFMDMMYISVTVPKMLTDQITGVNKISVPECGIQMFLYVTLAGSEFFLLASMAYDRYMAICHPLHYPVLMNHRVCLFLASGCWFLGSVDGFLFTPITMTFPFCRSQEIHHFFCEVPAVLKLSCSDTSLYEIFMYLCCVLMLLIPVTIISGSYYFILLTIHRMNSAEGRKKAFATCSSHMTVVILFYGAAIYTYMLPNSYHTPEKDMMVSVFYTILTPVLNPLIYSLRNKDVTGALKKMLNMGIVFQETIK, encoded by the coding sequence ATGGACAATAACACCTGGATGACCAGCTACACTGAAAGATTAGATTTCACCCTGGTGGGAATCTTCAGTCAATCACAACACCCTGCTCTCCTTTGTTTGGTCATTTCTGTGATTTTCCTGATGGCCTTGTCTGGAAATATCATTCTGATGTTTTTGATATATTCTGATGctcacctccacacccccatgtactttttcATCAGTCAGCTGTCTTTCATGGACATGATGTACATTTCTGTTACTGTACCCAAGATGCTCACGGACCAGATCACAGGTGTAAATAAGATCTCAGTTCCTGAATGTGGGATTCAAATGTTCCTCTATGTGACACTAGCAGGTTCAGAATTTTTCCTTCTAGCCTCCATGGCCTATGATCGCTACATGGCCATTTGCCATCCTCTCCATTACCCTGTCCTCATGAACCACAGGGTGTGTCTCTTCCTGGCATCTGGCTGCTGGTTTCTGGGCTCAGTGGATGGCTTCTTGTTTACTCCCATCACCATGACCTTCCCCTTCTGCAGATCCCAGGAGATCcatcatttcttctgtgaagtTCCTGCTGTATTAAAGCTTTCCTGCTCAGACACCTCCCTCTATGAGATTTTCATGTACCTGTGTTGTGTCCTCATGCTCCTCATTCCTGTGACAATCATTTCAGGCTCTTATTACTTTATCCTCCTCACCATTCACAGGATGAACTCAGCAGAGGGTCGGAAGAAGGCATTTGCAACTTGTTCCTCCCACATGACTGTGGTCATCCTCTTTTATGGGGCtgccatatacacatatatgcttcCCAACTCCTACCACACACCTGAGAAGGACATGATGGTATCTGTCTTTTACACCATACTCACTCCTGTACTAAACCCTTTAATCTATAGTCTAAGGAATAAGGATGTTACGGGGGCTCTGAAGAAAATGTTAAACATGGGAATTGTTTTTCAAGAAACTATAAAGTAA